One genomic region from Alteromonas pelagimontana encodes:
- the rrtA gene encoding rhombosortase, with product MIALPLAPRYSIGPLIVAVLSILAFFCEPRSSDYLAYDRYAIEGFETWRLITGNLVHTNGYHLVMNIAGLLLLWALHGEHYRPVRYIKLFFWCCLGTSIGIYWFSANLIWYVGLSGALHGIFIWGACMDIRQGMKSGWLLLIGVSGKVLYEQLTGGSTEVAALIDANVAIDAHLYGAVSGLLLFTAMVMLSRPRH from the coding sequence ATGATCGCTCTGCCACTGGCTCCTCGCTATTCAATTGGACCATTAATTGTTGCAGTACTTTCTATACTTGCCTTCTTCTGTGAACCCCGGTCCAGCGACTATCTGGCGTATGATCGCTATGCTATAGAAGGTTTTGAGACCTGGCGTTTGATCACCGGTAACCTGGTTCACACTAATGGCTACCATTTAGTAATGAACATAGCAGGACTGCTTTTACTTTGGGCGCTGCACGGTGAACATTATCGGCCAGTCAGATACATTAAACTATTTTTCTGGTGTTGCCTGGGAACCAGCATCGGTATTTATTGGTTTTCGGCCAATCTTATCTGGTACGTAGGACTTTCCGGTGCACTCCACGGTATTTTTATTTGGGGTGCTTGTATGGATATTCGACAGGGAATGAAATCTGGATGGCTACTGCTAATTGGGGTCAGTGGCAAAGTTCTCTACGAGCAATTAACAGGAGGTAGCACGGAGGTTGCAGCCCTTATCGATGCCAATGTTGCTATTGATGCTCACCTTTACGGCGCAGTATCCGGTTTGCTGTTATTTACGGCAATGGTGATGTTAAGCCGGCCTCGGCACTAG
- the tnpA gene encoding IS200/IS605 family transposase — translation MSRYEQASHVFWRCQYHIVWTPKYRFRILSNKLGKDVYRCIHVYCQQLDCIVMELNVQIDHVHLVVKIPPKLSISNLMGALKGKIALKLFNKYPHLRKNKMWGNHFWQRGYFVDSVGVNEEIIRRYVRHQEKVERQEQAQLALE, via the coding sequence ATGAGTAGATACGAGCAAGCATCGCACGTGTTTTGGCGATGTCAATATCACATAGTCTGGACTCCGAAATACCGGTTCAGGATATTATCGAATAAATTAGGCAAAGATGTTTACAGGTGTATTCACGTCTACTGTCAGCAACTCGACTGCATAGTGATGGAGTTGAACGTGCAGATAGACCATGTTCACCTAGTAGTAAAAATTCCTCCAAAGCTGTCGATATCAAACCTGATGGGTGCTTTAAAAGGCAAGATAGCTTTGAAACTATTCAATAAGTACCCACATTTGAGAAAGAACAAAATGTGGGGAAACCACTTCTGGCAACGAGGTTACTTTGTTGATTCAGTGGGAGTGAACGAAGAGATCATTAGACGTTATGTACGTCACCAGGAGAAGGTTGAAAGACAAGAGCAAGCTCAGCTCGCCCTAGAATAG
- a CDS encoding cystathionine gamma-synthase family protein → MSKQGFTTRQVHADRQLNKPEHGAVHTSTTNSVLFEFEDAQGIIDVFQGKKAGHVYSRSSSGAVAALQNMVNQLEDGVGALCFATGMAAISSSLFSLLKSGDHIIVSQYLFGNTRSFMNTLADLGIQISFVDVTSLQNVIDAYQPNTRAVYTETVANPVTQVADVQGIGRYCEERKILFIVDNTMTPPPLFDAKAMKASLVVTSLTKYISGHGNVLGGAVIDTGLYDWRQYPNIKPAYQVADVAQWGLTQIKKKGLRDIGATLAPSAAHGIAVGMETLALRLEKSCHNAQQLATFLENHPKIANVYYPGLADHPQHFIAREQMQHGYGAILSLDLVEDINPIAFLNALELVICATHLGDNRTLALPVAATIFFENGEAEREKMGISETMVRISVGIEDIDDLVDDFANALAQFDE, encoded by the coding sequence GTGAGCAAGCAGGGATTTACTACCCGACAGGTCCATGCCGACAGACAATTGAACAAGCCCGAACACGGAGCCGTTCATACCAGCACGACCAATTCTGTACTCTTTGAATTTGAAGATGCCCAAGGCATTATTGATGTTTTCCAGGGGAAAAAAGCCGGGCACGTTTATTCCCGCTCTTCTTCTGGTGCTGTCGCGGCGTTGCAAAATATGGTCAATCAGCTTGAAGATGGCGTGGGGGCCTTATGTTTTGCTACCGGAATGGCTGCCATCAGCAGTTCGTTGTTCTCTTTGCTTAAAAGCGGCGATCACATTATTGTCAGCCAATATCTGTTTGGCAATACCCGCAGTTTCATGAATACCCTGGCAGATTTAGGCATCCAGATCAGCTTTGTTGACGTGACCTCGCTACAAAATGTCATTGATGCTTATCAACCCAATACTCGCGCTGTATATACTGAAACTGTCGCCAATCCGGTAACTCAGGTTGCAGACGTGCAGGGAATTGGCCGCTATTGTGAAGAGCGGAAAATTCTGTTTATTGTTGATAACACCATGACACCGCCGCCACTGTTTGACGCCAAAGCAATGAAAGCCTCACTGGTGGTTACTTCGTTAACCAAATACATTTCAGGTCATGGCAATGTACTTGGAGGCGCTGTTATAGATACCGGTCTATACGACTGGCGTCAGTACCCTAATATTAAACCTGCTTATCAGGTGGCTGATGTCGCTCAGTGGGGACTCACCCAAATCAAGAAGAAGGGACTGCGCGATATAGGCGCTACTCTGGCGCCGAGTGCAGCTCACGGGATTGCAGTGGGAATGGAAACATTGGCCTTGCGATTGGAAAAGAGCTGTCACAATGCTCAACAACTAGCTACCTTTTTGGAAAATCATCCGAAAATTGCCAATGTCTATTATCCCGGTCTTGCCGATCATCCTCAGCATTTTATTGCGCGTGAGCAAATGCAACACGGCTACGGGGCTATTCTTAGCCTGGATCTTGTTGAAGATATCAATCCCATTGCGTTTTTAAATGCGCTGGAACTGGTCATTTGCGCTACCCACTTAGGCGACAACCGGACACTGGCGCTGCCAGTGGCGGCGACCATATTTTTTGAAAATGGTGAGGCTGAAAGAGAAAAAATGGGAATTTCTGAAACTATGGTTCGTATTTCTGTCGGCATTGAGGATATCGATGATCTGGTGGACGATTTTGCTAATGCACTGGCACAATTTGATGAGTAA
- a CDS encoding FMN-dependent NADH-azoreductase: MSNVLAIYASLSQQGGNSTKLVRSYLDTFSNKSDVTVVERDLVADNLDHLSAAEMGAWMTSADERTQEQQALVRVSDDLIAELKNADEIVLGVPMYNFGIPSVLKAWIDRIARAGVTFRYTASGPEGLITGKRVTIFAARGGQYLGTELDTQSKYLVHFFNFIGITDVRFVYAEGLNMGADSATEAFAKANEKIIELTEQNVD, from the coding sequence ATGAGCAACGTATTAGCAATTTACGCCAGCCTTAGCCAACAAGGCGGCAATTCCACCAAATTGGTTCGCAGCTATTTAGATACTTTTTCCAACAAGTCTGATGTGACAGTAGTAGAAAGAGATTTGGTTGCAGATAATCTTGATCATTTATCTGCCGCTGAAATGGGCGCCTGGATGACTTCAGCTGATGAGCGCACGCAAGAGCAACAAGCTCTGGTAAGGGTTTCTGATGATCTGATTGCCGAACTTAAAAATGCTGATGAAATTGTACTTGGTGTGCCCATGTACAATTTTGGTATACCTTCTGTTTTAAAAGCATGGATTGATCGTATCGCGCGAGCGGGAGTAACTTTCCGTTATACAGCAAGCGGGCCTGAAGGATTGATTACCGGCAAACGTGTCACCATTTTTGCTGCTAGGGGTGGTCAGTATCTGGGCACAGAGCTGGATACCCAATCGAAGTATTTGGTCCACTTTTTCAACTTTATCGGCATAACTGACGTTCGTTTCGTATATGCGGAAGGTTTAAATATGGGCGCAGATTCCGCTACCGAAGCATTTGCAAAAGCAAATGAAAAAATTATTGAACTAACTGAACAGAACGTTGACTAA
- a CDS encoding NRDE family protein, translating into MCILFIAYQQREDYPLIIAANRDEFHARPTQHSHIWHDVPQIFAGRDLQAGGTWMGVTRSGRIAALTNIRESGKNAAEKTTRGRLVKNFLASQCDADSYTQELKSSARQYNGFNLLYGDWRELQVFSNRQGRVQKLDSGIYGLSNDDLNSPWPKVTRGMSALKQYCQKTDFFDEEMLFELLRNKEQAQDEVLPDTGVGYEWEKILSSIYINTPQYGTRSSTLLLIQANGHASWKERTFNSQGEQTHDITAHFQFAS; encoded by the coding sequence ATGTGTATTTTGTTTATAGCCTATCAGCAGCGTGAGGATTACCCCCTTATCATAGCTGCAAACCGGGACGAATTTCACGCCAGACCTACTCAGCATTCTCATATTTGGCATGATGTTCCGCAAATATTTGCCGGTCGGGATTTGCAGGCGGGAGGCACCTGGATGGGTGTCACTCGCAGTGGCAGAATTGCCGCACTGACAAACATTCGGGAGTCGGGTAAAAACGCTGCTGAAAAGACGACGCGAGGCCGTCTGGTAAAAAATTTTTTAGCCAGTCAATGTGATGCCGATAGTTATACACAGGAACTAAAAAGCAGTGCCCGGCAGTATAATGGCTTCAACTTACTGTACGGCGACTGGCGCGAGCTACAAGTATTCAGCAATCGTCAAGGCCGCGTGCAGAAATTGGATAGCGGAATATATGGCTTATCGAATGATGATTTGAATTCACCATGGCCGAAAGTTACCCGGGGAATGAGTGCGCTGAAGCAATACTGTCAGAAAACAGATTTTTTTGATGAAGAGATGTTGTTTGAATTACTGCGCAATAAAGAGCAGGCACAGGACGAGGTTCTTCCAGATACTGGCGTTGGATATGAATGGGAAAAGATATTGTCCTCTATTTACATCAACACTCCTCAATACGGCACACGTTCTTCCACTTTACTGCTGATACAAGCCAACGGCCACGCATCCTGGAAAGAAAGAACCTTTAATAGTCAGGGCGAGCAAACCCACGACATTACCGCGCATTTTCAGTTTGCTTCCTAA
- a CDS encoding amino acid aminotransferase, producing the protein MFEVLPQLAPDPILGLSVAYREDSNPDKIDLGVGVYKDEKGNTPILNSVAKAQRILLDRETSKTYITPQGNQGYIDGMLSLLLGEQSRVLMANRVAAVQAPGGCGALRILSELLVRCSAKTKVWVSDPTWANHIPLIGSSGLQLETYPYFNKAATGINFDAMLETLKKTEKGDVVLLHGCCHNPTGADLTNAQWDAVLEVAQERGFLPFLDVAYLGFGDGLEEDAYGVRLMAENLPEVIIAASCSKNFGLYRERVGLAAIITENSQTRQIAQGQIQSVARGIYSMPPSYGGALVDIILADEGLKHEWVSEVNAMRNRMQTLRAMLVDKLEENGAQRDFSFLNTQKGMFSFLCITPEQVLEVREKHSVYFVESSRVNIAGINQQNVDTLAKALVSVL; encoded by the coding sequence GTGTTTGAAGTCTTACCGCAACTCGCTCCAGATCCCATTTTAGGCTTATCAGTCGCTTATCGTGAAGACAGCAATCCTGATAAAATTGACCTGGGTGTCGGTGTTTATAAGGATGAAAAAGGCAACACGCCAATTTTAAATTCTGTTGCTAAAGCGCAACGCATCCTACTGGATAGAGAGACATCAAAAACCTATATTACTCCGCAGGGGAACCAGGGTTACATTGATGGTATGCTAAGTTTATTGCTGGGTGAGCAAAGCCGTGTTCTCATGGCCAATCGCGTAGCGGCTGTGCAAGCACCTGGTGGATGTGGTGCGTTACGTATTCTGTCTGAACTACTGGTACGCTGCAGTGCTAAGACCAAAGTATGGGTTAGCGACCCCACTTGGGCAAACCACATCCCTTTGATTGGCTCATCCGGCCTTCAACTGGAAACGTATCCTTACTTCAACAAAGCCGCGACTGGTATCAACTTTGATGCCATGCTTGAGACTCTTAAGAAAACAGAGAAAGGCGATGTCGTGTTACTTCACGGTTGCTGCCATAACCCTACGGGCGCGGATTTAACCAATGCGCAATGGGATGCTGTGCTTGAAGTCGCACAAGAGCGCGGATTTCTGCCGTTTCTGGATGTGGCCTACCTGGGTTTTGGCGATGGCTTGGAAGAAGATGCTTACGGTGTTCGCTTAATGGCTGAAAACTTGCCCGAAGTTATTATTGCCGCCTCTTGCAGTAAGAACTTTGGATTGTATCGGGAACGCGTGGGTTTAGCGGCCATAATTACCGAAAACAGTCAAACCCGTCAAATTGCCCAAGGTCAAATTCAATCTGTTGCTCGCGGTATTTATTCAATGCCCCCGAGTTACGGCGGCGCTTTGGTAGACATTATTCTGGCCGATGAAGGTCTCAAGCACGAATGGGTAAGCGAAGTTAATGCTATGCGTAATCGCATGCAAACCTTGCGGGCCATGTTGGTGGATAAACTGGAAGAAAACGGCGCTCAGCGAGATTTCAGCTTTCTGAATACGCAAAAAGGCATGTTCTCGTTTCTGTGTATCACGCCAGAGCAAGTGTTAGAAGTCCGCGAGAAACACAGTGTTTATTTTGTAGAATCCAGTCGCGTAAATATTGCCGGCATCAATCAGCAGAACGTCGATACGTTAGCAAAAGCGTTAGTTTCTGTACTGTAG
- a CDS encoding glutathione peroxidase, whose protein sequence is MKKHLLALVITIVSASASANTCPDILKFMKRKLNSQETVNLCDEYQGKALLIVNTASYCGFTPQFEGLEAMYEEYKAKDFAILGFPSHDFNQEADDEGKTAELCELTYGVKFPMFEPISVKGDDVDPLYKMLAKATGEAPSWNFNKYLVSKEGQILKHYGSKVTPSDEGLREDVEAAIKQ, encoded by the coding sequence ATGAAAAAGCATTTGCTGGCACTGGTAATTACGATAGTTTCTGCTTCGGCTTCCGCCAACACCTGTCCCGACATCTTGAAATTTATGAAACGTAAACTCAATTCACAGGAAACGGTGAATCTGTGTGATGAATATCAGGGAAAAGCTCTGCTGATTGTTAATACTGCCAGCTATTGCGGCTTCACCCCGCAGTTTGAAGGACTGGAAGCAATGTATGAAGAATATAAAGCGAAAGATTTTGCCATACTTGGGTTTCCATCTCACGATTTTAATCAGGAAGCGGATGACGAAGGCAAAACAGCCGAGCTATGTGAACTGACGTACGGCGTAAAATTTCCTATGTTCGAACCGATTTCGGTAAAAGGTGATGACGTCGATCCTCTATACAAAATGTTGGCAAAAGCCACGGGGGAAGCACCGAGCTGGAACTTTAACAAATACCTGGTCAGCAAAGAGGGGCAAATCCTCAAACACTACGGCAGTAAGGTTACGCCTTCTGATGAAGGACTACGAGAGGATGTTGAAGCTGCTATTAAACAGTAA
- a CDS encoding S9 family peptidase: MNKITTLLLAAGLTGSLAACTATNSASNTAAPAQSQTSYKNTAPAVVTPEVAQSGNAANAITLEKIMSDPQWLGQAPENAGFSIDGKHIVFERERINSDISDLYQADINTPAQATKVALEDRHLYQYDEYVTSQDGKVTAFRAEDSVFAQFSNGDVVQLTRGGAPLSNLQFMVDGRLMAQSGDKIVAINLTTGQRQELVSWKFAEKPEAVKASKDYIAEQQVSLIQYIAKQRQHRQAVADEHAALAAVNPAVAPKPIYFNKDDRLVAASVSPKGDTAIIVTTAQKPSRDDSDIMPHYIQEDARIAAKEVRQRVADAEPVNHDIWLVNLETGEKHELSYVNLPGYNEDVLAEVKAENAKAKGESYEVNRLPRAITLLESWYWQQPSIRWQQAGNQVAFMLEAWDNKDRWIVTVDFDNHRLVNQHRLHDDAWVNYRFNQFGWLHNSEKLFFQSEQTGYAHLYLQTPGQAPEALTKGQYIVDEPTVTRDDKYVYFKANKKHPGIYEIYRVNLASGEMEAMTNLNGMTDYKLSPDGDTLLLTHSKVTRPPELYIKPTDPALQAKQITHSVSEEFLAMPWAKPQVVAIPSSNTAQPIYARVYLPENYQSGEPRRAVVFNHGAGYLQNAHLGWSGYFREFMFHSMLVQQGYVVLDMDYRASAGYGRDWRTAIYRQMGKPEVEDLRDGVDWLVANANVDRERIGTYGGSYGGFLTFMSLFTAPDLFEAGAALRPVSDWAHYNTPYTANILNTPEVDPIAYERSSPIYFAEGLEKPLLINSPMVDDNVFFEDSVRLVQRLIELKKQNFEIAIYPVERHGFVQPTSWLDEYRRIYKLFETNL, from the coding sequence ATGAATAAAATAACTACACTCTTGTTGGCGGCAGGGCTTACCGGCTCTTTGGCAGCGTGCACGGCAACCAACAGTGCTTCAAACACTGCTGCACCTGCACAAAGCCAAACGTCATACAAAAACACGGCACCCGCTGTTGTTACTCCTGAAGTTGCGCAGTCCGGAAACGCCGCAAACGCTATTACCTTAGAAAAAATTATGTCTGATCCGCAATGGTTAGGCCAAGCGCCGGAAAATGCGGGCTTCTCCATTGACGGCAAACATATCGTCTTTGAAAGGGAGCGTATAAACAGCGACATTTCTGACCTTTATCAGGCGGACATTAACACTCCTGCTCAGGCGACTAAGGTAGCGCTTGAAGACCGGCATCTCTATCAATATGACGAGTACGTCACCAGTCAGGACGGCAAGGTTACCGCCTTTCGGGCAGAAGACAGTGTATTTGCGCAGTTCTCCAATGGTGATGTTGTTCAACTGACAAGAGGCGGAGCGCCGTTAAGTAACCTGCAATTTATGGTAGATGGCAGACTGATGGCACAGTCGGGCGATAAGATTGTGGCTATTAATCTGACAACGGGCCAACGTCAGGAATTAGTTAGCTGGAAATTTGCCGAAAAGCCTGAAGCCGTTAAAGCGTCAAAAGATTACATTGCTGAGCAGCAGGTTAGTCTTATCCAGTATATTGCCAAACAACGCCAGCACCGTCAGGCCGTTGCCGATGAACATGCTGCGCTTGCCGCGGTAAACCCTGCAGTTGCGCCAAAACCCATTTATTTTAATAAAGATGACCGCCTGGTCGCGGCGTCGGTGTCTCCTAAAGGCGATACTGCCATTATTGTAACTACCGCGCAAAAGCCTTCCCGCGACGATTCCGATATCATGCCGCATTATATTCAGGAAGATGCCCGAATTGCCGCTAAGGAAGTTCGCCAGCGGGTTGCAGACGCAGAACCAGTAAATCACGATATCTGGCTAGTGAATTTAGAAACCGGTGAGAAGCATGAATTATCTTATGTAAATTTACCTGGCTACAATGAAGATGTATTAGCGGAAGTAAAAGCAGAAAATGCTAAAGCAAAAGGCGAAAGCTATGAAGTAAACCGTTTGCCACGAGCCATCACATTATTGGAAAGCTGGTATTGGCAACAGCCATCTATTCGCTGGCAGCAAGCGGGTAATCAGGTTGCCTTCATGCTTGAAGCCTGGGATAACAAAGACCGTTGGATAGTGACCGTTGATTTTGACAATCATAGACTGGTGAATCAGCACCGCTTACATGACGATGCATGGGTAAACTATCGGTTTAATCAGTTCGGATGGCTGCACAATAGTGAAAAGCTGTTTTTCCAGTCTGAACAAACAGGATACGCACATCTTTATCTGCAAACTCCCGGACAAGCACCCGAAGCACTGACTAAAGGCCAGTATATCGTTGATGAGCCGACTGTAACCCGCGACGACAAATACGTGTATTTCAAAGCCAATAAGAAACATCCTGGAATCTATGAAATTTACCGGGTGAATCTGGCCTCCGGTGAAATGGAAGCCATGACCAATCTTAACGGCATGACCGACTATAAGTTAAGTCCTGACGGCGATACACTGTTGCTTACTCATAGCAAAGTGACGCGACCTCCTGAGCTTTATATTAAGCCCACCGATCCTGCGCTACAGGCAAAGCAAATTACGCATAGCGTTAGCGAGGAATTTCTCGCTATGCCGTGGGCAAAACCGCAAGTGGTAGCAATTCCTTCATCGAATACTGCTCAGCCTATCTATGCTCGCGTATATTTACCGGAAAATTATCAAAGTGGCGAGCCCCGCCGAGCCGTTGTTTTTAATCACGGTGCAGGGTATCTGCAGAACGCTCACTTAGGCTGGTCTGGTTACTTCCGCGAATTCATGTTCCACAGCATGCTGGTACAACAAGGTTATGTGGTGTTGGATATGGATTACCGCGCATCGGCAGGTTACGGGCGCGACTGGCGCACCGCGATTTACCGGCAGATGGGTAAGCCGGAAGTAGAAGATTTGCGTGATGGTGTCGACTGGCTGGTTGCAAATGCCAATGTGGATCGTGAGCGAATCGGTACTTACGGTGGTTCGTACGGTGGCTTTCTGACGTTTATGTCGCTGTTTACCGCGCCGGATTTATTTGAAGCCGGTGCAGCGCTACGTCCTGTTTCCGACTGGGCGCACTACAACACACCTTATACGGCTAATATACTTAACACTCCTGAAGTGGACCCCATTGCTTATGAGAGAAGCTCGCCTATCTATTTTGCGGAAGGGCTTGAGAAACCGCTGCTGATCAATTCCCCCATGGTTGATGATAACGTGTTTTTTGAAGATTCGGTGCGGCTGGTGCAGCGTCTTATCGAGCTTAAGAAGCAGAACTTTGAGATTGCAATTTATCCCGTAGAGCGCCATGGATTTGTGCAGCCCACGTCCTGGCTGGACGAATACCGCCGGATTTATAAGCTGTTCGAAACAAACCTATAG
- a CDS encoding NADP-dependent oxidoreductase yields the protein MKNKQWRLASRPVGEPTAENWELKVDDVPDIEEGQIKVKINYISLDPAMRGWMNDSKSYVKPVGIGDVMRAGAVGEVMESKSDHFTAGDHVYGSFGVQQYAVVGAEGVHKVDPNLAPLPRYLGVLGMPGMTAYFGLLKTGVPQKGETVVVSGAAGAVGSVVGQIARIKGCRVIGIAGGKEKCDYLIQELGFDAAIDYKNQDIKAALRDACPQGIDVYFDNVGGEILNTVLTHINFKARIVLCGAISQYNNTDGVKGPSNYLSLLVNRARMEGILVTDNTKHYGEAAKDMAGWLNGGQLKAKEHVESGIENFPDTFMMLFKGENFGKLVLKVEHDT from the coding sequence ATGAAAAATAAGCAATGGCGATTAGCATCCAGACCCGTCGGGGAGCCTACGGCCGAGAACTGGGAGCTAAAAGTTGATGATGTACCTGATATTGAAGAGGGTCAAATTAAAGTAAAGATTAATTATATTTCCCTGGACCCTGCCATGCGTGGATGGATGAACGACAGTAAATCCTACGTTAAACCGGTAGGTATTGGTGACGTGATGCGCGCTGGGGCAGTGGGGGAAGTCATGGAATCTAAATCTGACCATTTTACTGCAGGAGACCATGTGTATGGCAGCTTTGGCGTGCAGCAGTATGCAGTTGTGGGCGCTGAAGGAGTTCATAAGGTCGATCCCAACCTCGCGCCTTTGCCGCGATACTTAGGCGTGTTAGGTATGCCTGGTATGACCGCCTATTTTGGATTACTAAAGACTGGCGTGCCACAAAAAGGCGAAACCGTAGTGGTTTCAGGTGCAGCCGGGGCTGTAGGCTCGGTGGTAGGGCAAATTGCGCGGATAAAAGGCTGTCGGGTGATAGGCATCGCGGGAGGTAAAGAAAAATGTGATTATCTTATTCAAGAACTAGGTTTTGATGCAGCAATTGATTATAAAAACCAGGATATAAAAGCTGCGTTACGTGACGCCTGTCCTCAAGGTATAGATGTGTATTTTGATAATGTCGGGGGAGAGATCCTTAACACCGTTTTGACTCACATCAACTTCAAGGCGCGGATCGTGCTGTGTGGTGCAATCAGTCAGTATAATAATACCGATGGAGTAAAAGGCCCGTCTAACTACCTGTCGTTGTTGGTCAATCGTGCTCGTATGGAAGGAATTTTGGTAACCGACAACACAAAACATTATGGCGAGGCCGCCAAGGACATGGCTGGATGGCTTAATGGGGGACAATTGAAAGCCAAAGAACATGTGGAATCCGGTATTGAAAACTTTCCTGATACATTCATGATGCTATTTAAAGGAGAAAACTTTGGCAAACTGGTGTTAAAAGTAGAGCACGATACTTAG
- a CDS encoding enoyl-CoA hydratase, producing the protein MSKVSCKIDAGIMTLALDRADKKNALTRDMYQTLADGISNASENQEIKVVLIRGNGDCFTAGNDISDFARGDDGEHVAETVAFMNALTDCRVPVVAQVHGLAVGIGTTMLLHCDLVYCAPETKFVLPFINLGLVPEYASSYLLPRLAGHRKASEWLMLGEPFGAAEAAQFGLVSQIVDLPALENKVNSVCQTLATKPVFALTQTKSLMKNESQMIHQQINVELDVFLEAMGTEAAQEAFDAFLHKRPVDRAKFK; encoded by the coding sequence ATGAGCAAGGTAAGTTGTAAAATAGACGCAGGCATAATGACACTGGCACTCGACCGTGCAGATAAGAAAAATGCGCTAACCAGAGACATGTATCAAACGCTTGCTGATGGCATTAGTAATGCCAGTGAAAATCAAGAGATAAAAGTGGTGTTGATCCGCGGGAATGGCGACTGTTTTACCGCGGGGAATGATATCAGCGACTTTGCCCGCGGTGATGATGGTGAGCATGTCGCAGAAACGGTAGCCTTCATGAATGCGCTGACTGACTGCAGAGTACCTGTTGTTGCGCAGGTGCATGGTCTTGCCGTGGGTATAGGTACCACAATGCTGTTACATTGTGATTTAGTGTATTGTGCGCCTGAAACAAAATTTGTTTTACCATTCATCAATCTGGGATTGGTGCCTGAGTACGCCTCCAGTTATTTGCTTCCTCGTCTTGCCGGCCACCGTAAAGCCAGTGAATGGTTAATGTTAGGCGAACCTTTTGGCGCAGCCGAAGCGGCTCAGTTTGGCCTGGTAAGCCAAATTGTAGACTTACCGGCATTGGAAAATAAAGTTAATTCGGTATGTCAGACACTTGCCACTAAACCTGTGTTTGCACTCACGCAAACAAAGTCGCTAATGAAAAATGAATCGCAGATGATTCATCAACAAATCAATGTAGAATTAGATGTATTTCTAGAAGCGATGGGCACAGAAGCTGCGCAAGAAGCGTTCGATGCCTTTTTACATAAGCGTCCGGTCGATCGCGCTAAATTTAAATAA